A stretch of the Bacillus licheniformis DSM 13 = ATCC 14580 genome encodes the following:
- a CDS encoding MerR family transcriptional regulator produces the protein MMNNRFRVGEVARLFKLPASTLRYYDEIGLFRPKYTDPETSYRYYGVEQFQILDTIIFLRKNGFSLKDIQHQLDQRTPETTMEILKKKLEEVRAEIFRLQRNAARIENKISTIEEGIKLAEHPALTFQYFPKRAISYLYFDKPVDLMEEGDDIYLKDKETLSSQSIENNGFFTGDIGTIVDMESLKQEGPVKYIGVFELLHEEDSEDYLNEGLYASYPHIGPYEDIRKSYQLVLSQLKEKEYELAGIPVEISFLDDAVIKESARYVTLIQIPVTKSFD, from the coding sequence ATGATGAACAATCGATTCCGTGTAGGAGAAGTAGCAAGACTTTTCAAGCTGCCTGCATCGACTCTGCGTTACTATGATGAAATCGGGCTGTTCAGGCCAAAGTATACCGATCCTGAAACATCTTATCGATATTATGGTGTTGAACAATTTCAGATCCTGGATACGATTATTTTTTTAAGGAAAAATGGATTTTCGTTAAAAGATATTCAGCATCAGTTAGATCAAAGGACTCCGGAAACAACGATGGAAATTTTGAAGAAAAAGCTTGAGGAAGTCAGAGCGGAAATTTTTCGTCTCCAACGCAACGCGGCGAGAATCGAGAACAAAATTTCCACAATCGAAGAAGGAATAAAACTTGCCGAACATCCTGCTTTAACATTTCAGTATTTCCCAAAACGGGCTATTTCCTACCTGTATTTTGACAAGCCTGTCGACCTGATGGAGGAAGGCGACGACATTTATTTAAAGGATAAAGAAACGCTTTCAAGCCAGTCGATTGAGAATAACGGCTTCTTCACCGGAGACATTGGAACAATCGTTGATATGGAGAGCTTGAAGCAAGAAGGACCGGTAAAATATATCGGCGTATTTGAATTGCTGCACGAGGAAGACAGTGAAGACTATTTAAACGAAGGGTTGTATGCGAGTTACCCCCATATTGGTCCCTACGAGGACATCAGGAAAAGTTATCAGCTCGTTTTAAGCCAGCTGAAAGAGAAGGAATACGAGCTGGCGGGAATCCCTGTTGAAATCTCATTTCTTGATGATGCTGTGATCAAGGAGTCAGCTCGTTATGTCACTTTAATCCAAATTCCGGTAACAAAGAGTTTTGATTGA
- a CDS encoding MATE family efflux transporter, whose translation MMTETHQQLMKLPVNQVFFKYFVPATLGLILMSANILIDGLFVGNGIGTAALAGVNLSYPVISLIMAIALWIGIGGATKYSISIGENRPKKASSIFSLALFLALIISVLLGVFGILNIQTISIWLGANSDTSSFVIEYLSVMFLFGWVITLEQVLSIFVRNDGSPKLSMMALATTSIVNIILNFYTIMILDMGVTGAAISTVLGGFAGLLVLSLHFFNRQAQLRRPAFQWSWKSLMHIFAIGFPSFLAEAGLLVFVTGYNLAMASLAGTEGVAAFSVINYLHGFMFLSFFGIEMALQPMISYYHGAEETEQIKSSMKIGEKTAVILGILLLVIGWGAAPFLVGLFGIESTEIQQLAIDGIRLFFIGYTFLGYNFVYMSYFQSIGRAGSSVVIIILRSFVSLFILLWILPKFIGVTGVWLSLPLSEFFVAVLLFFIARKHVMGKGNPAIGKG comes from the coding sequence ATGATGACAGAAACACATCAGCAGCTCATGAAATTACCAGTAAATCAAGTGTTTTTTAAATATTTCGTCCCTGCAACGCTTGGATTAATCCTGATGTCAGCGAATATTTTAATTGATGGCCTGTTCGTAGGCAATGGCATTGGAACCGCAGCACTGGCTGGAGTGAACCTTTCCTATCCGGTTATTTCACTCATTATGGCCATCGCTCTTTGGATTGGGATAGGCGGAGCAACAAAGTACTCCATCAGCATCGGGGAGAATCGCCCCAAGAAGGCCAGCAGCATTTTTTCATTGGCTCTCTTCTTGGCGCTTATCATCAGCGTGCTTTTAGGAGTATTCGGGATTCTCAACATTCAAACCATTTCGATATGGCTTGGTGCCAACTCCGACACCTCTTCTTTTGTCATAGAGTACTTAAGTGTCATGTTTTTATTCGGCTGGGTCATTACATTAGAACAGGTCTTAAGTATTTTTGTAAGGAATGACGGCAGTCCGAAGCTTTCGATGATGGCTCTTGCAACGACATCGATTGTGAATATCATTCTGAATTTTTATACGATCATGATTTTGGACATGGGGGTAACAGGCGCTGCGATTTCAACGGTGCTTGGCGGATTCGCCGGACTGCTTGTATTATCCCTGCACTTCTTCAACCGTCAAGCGCAACTGAGAAGGCCGGCGTTTCAGTGGTCTTGGAAATCCCTTATGCACATCTTTGCCATCGGGTTTCCAAGCTTTCTGGCAGAGGCCGGGCTCCTCGTATTTGTTACAGGATACAACTTGGCAATGGCAAGCCTGGCAGGCACGGAAGGAGTCGCTGCCTTCTCGGTCATTAACTACCTTCACGGGTTCATGTTCCTGTCCTTCTTCGGCATTGAAATGGCACTTCAGCCCATGATTAGCTATTATCATGGTGCTGAAGAAACCGAACAAATCAAAAGCAGCATGAAGATTGGGGAGAAGACCGCCGTAATCCTGGGCATACTTTTGCTCGTTATCGGCTGGGGGGCTGCCCCATTCCTTGTAGGCTTATTCGGAATAGAATCAACCGAAATCCAGCAGCTGGCCATCGATGGAATCCGCCTGTTTTTTATCGGCTATACCTTCCTTGGCTATAACTTTGTCTATATGAGTTACTTTCAATCTATTGGCCGGGCCGGCTCATCGGTTGTTATCATTATATTGCGAAGCTTCGTGTCCCTGTTCATCCTGCTTTGGATTTTGCCAAAGTTTATTGGCGTCACGGGAGTTTGGCTATCCTTGCCGCTTTCCGAGTTTTTTGTTGCCGTCCTCCTCTTTTTCATTGCAAGAAAACATGTGATGGGAAAAGGAAATCCCGCTATCGGGAAGGGATGA
- a CDS encoding AraC family transcriptional regulator — translation MSHTRIKFPAGFWAGLRQLGINAPDVLRKARLPLTVMTEPVVTAAQYFAIWQAYSDLVDDVSKGIIKLATGFEPAHYPPAVLAAYHARDYRGALKRMARYKQLCPPESLRITEEDEHCAIELEWLDDKLPGPPLLIGITLAFLLELGRRGTGQPLTAKSVEFAHPMGDMQALEAYFGCRIRSGAARNRLTLNRGDLDRPFVSYNAELLEILTPVLDQSLNDQQNSLSISGAVKWIMKRTLPGGHPDIQTVASELGMSGRTLQRRLTDEGTSFKQLLIQVRHEQAREYLADPSLDIKEVAILIGYEDQNSFYRAFRLWEGETPSNWRKKTRLNGFN, via the coding sequence ATGTCTCATACTCGAATTAAATTCCCGGCAGGATTTTGGGCAGGATTGCGTCAATTAGGAATTAACGCCCCTGATGTGCTTCGAAAAGCCCGGCTGCCGCTCACCGTGATGACTGAACCAGTTGTCACCGCCGCCCAATACTTCGCGATCTGGCAGGCGTATTCCGACCTTGTTGATGACGTTTCCAAAGGAATCATCAAGCTTGCGACCGGCTTTGAGCCGGCACATTACCCTCCGGCCGTATTAGCGGCTTACCATGCCCGTGACTACCGCGGCGCGCTAAAACGAATGGCCCGCTACAAACAATTATGCCCTCCTGAAAGCCTGCGTATCACCGAAGAAGATGAGCACTGCGCAATCGAACTGGAATGGTTGGATGATAAGCTACCCGGTCCGCCGCTCTTGATTGGCATTACACTGGCATTTCTTCTGGAACTCGGGCGCCGGGGCACAGGTCAGCCGTTGACAGCGAAGTCGGTCGAGTTTGCACACCCAATGGGCGACATGCAGGCGCTTGAAGCATACTTCGGCTGCCGCATCCGGAGCGGTGCAGCTCGGAACCGGCTGACGCTGAATCGAGGAGATCTTGACCGCCCTTTTGTCTCGTATAACGCGGAGTTGCTGGAGATTTTGACTCCCGTGCTGGATCAATCGTTGAATGATCAGCAAAATAGCCTTTCAATCAGCGGAGCGGTCAAGTGGATCATGAAACGCACGCTTCCAGGAGGGCACCCCGACATTCAGACTGTTGCGAGCGAGTTGGGAATGAGCGGCCGCACCTTGCAGCGCCGGCTTACTGACGAAGGCACTAGCTTCAAACAGCTGTTGATCCAAGTCAGACATGAGCAGGCGCGGGAGTACTTGGCAGACCCTTCGCTCGATATTAAAGAAGTGGCCATTCTGATCGGATATGAAGATCAGAACTCGTTCTACCGGGCCTTCCGCCTTTGGGAAGGCGAGACTCCTTCTAATTGGCGTAAGAAGACCCGGCTGAATGGATTTAACTAG
- a CDS encoding SDR family NAD(P)-dependent oxidoreductase, translating into MDMGLKNKTALVTGSTKGIGKAIAIELAKEGVHVLINGRNEEEAERTVNEIKSAFPDTFPQNAAADIVDIRQREALFKKHPQIDILVNNMGIYELMQYEDVDDEVWEKYFRTNVLAANGLSKFYLPKMLKSDFGRIIFIASEEAMMPSGQMPQYCMTKSMLLSLSKSLSKLTIGTEVTVNTIMPGPTLSENVKQIIEGMYPDEGMTFSEKEKKFMTTNLPQSEIQRFIKPIEIGRLAAFVCSPYASAFKGSPIRMDGGMVPTIF; encoded by the coding sequence ATGGATATGGGATTAAAAAATAAAACAGCTTTAGTTACCGGATCGACGAAAGGTATAGGAAAAGCCATCGCTATTGAACTTGCCAAAGAAGGTGTTCATGTACTCATTAACGGACGAAATGAGGAAGAGGCAGAACGAACAGTCAATGAAATAAAATCAGCTTTTCCTGACACCTTTCCCCAAAACGCCGCGGCTGATATTGTGGATATTAGGCAAAGGGAAGCTTTATTTAAAAAACACCCTCAAATCGATATTTTAGTAAACAATATGGGCATTTATGAACTGATGCAATATGAGGACGTTGACGATGAAGTATGGGAAAAATACTTCCGCACCAATGTGCTGGCTGCAAACGGTTTATCTAAATTTTATTTGCCTAAAATGCTGAAAAGTGATTTTGGCCGCATCATCTTTATCGCAAGTGAAGAAGCGATGATGCCTTCAGGCCAGATGCCTCAGTATTGTATGACAAAATCAATGCTATTATCATTGTCAAAAAGCTTATCAAAATTAACAATCGGAACAGAAGTGACAGTCAATACGATCATGCCGGGGCCGACGCTCTCTGAGAATGTGAAGCAAATCATTGAGGGAATGTACCCCGATGAAGGGATGACTTTTTCAGAAAAAGAGAAGAAATTTATGACGACAAACCTGCCTCAATCCGAAATACAGCGATTTATCAAGCCTATTGAAATCGGCAGACTGGCTGCATTTGTATGCAGTCCCTATGCATCCGCATTTAAAGGGTCCCCGATCCGTATGGACGGGGGAATGGTGCCGACTATTTTTTAA
- a CDS encoding acid phosphatase, with the protein MKRLRMRKHLLIAVCTLALLLSSPIVSDASPATKPTTADSPQSSGFFVDHYKNNISANTTAESNPVIGLLSEFNKLWTPGKTWNTGTKLNSRVLDANIQKVVDIAERRTMLEENAAYFDDRRSQSYSIIDGLGKLAGVYRMNAGATTTITSIPADASIRKYNDEGTNSGSTSSELGNVVSLVNTLRGNYSSSNPAKSYFNYPRPFRWKDNSIIVPTLIPVINPDPNKDGGFPSGHTNAAYLSAFAMAYAIPERYQELLTRASELGHNRIVAGMHSPLDVMGGRVMATALSAAILSDPANERLKKTAFDEARRKLLTQTGTAEDRYSDYEKNKKQYTERLTYGFRQMNKTAKPMAVPKGAEVLLETRFPYLDKKQRRSVLATTGLPAGYPVLDDREGWGRLNLFSAADGYGAFTKNVTVTMDSAKGGFHTADRWRNDISGTGKLTKKGTGALKLEGDNTYSGGTRIDQGTLEGGSETAFGRGDVALNGGILKEDAPGKLIIEGDYKQSAKGILELQLSGKKDQLKIKGKARLKGTLRLNFTDNYVPADGSAIITFRKRHGSFSSVETSGLPSKYKVKIIYKSNSIQLKVEQKGRS; encoded by the coding sequence ATGAAACGATTAAGGATGAGGAAGCATTTACTGATAGCTGTCTGTACTTTGGCACTTCTTCTAAGTTCCCCGATTGTAAGCGATGCGAGCCCGGCAACTAAACCAACAACTGCAGATTCGCCGCAATCTTCCGGATTTTTCGTAGACCATTACAAAAATAATATCTCTGCCAATACGACGGCGGAATCCAATCCTGTCATCGGCCTGCTTTCCGAATTTAATAAACTTTGGACTCCCGGAAAGACATGGAATACCGGTACTAAACTGAACAGCAGGGTGCTGGATGCCAACATTCAAAAAGTCGTGGATATTGCTGAACGCCGCACGATGCTTGAGGAAAATGCTGCCTATTTTGATGATCGGCGGAGCCAGAGCTACAGTATAATTGACGGCCTCGGCAAGCTTGCCGGCGTCTATCGAATGAACGCGGGAGCGACGACAACGATCACCAGCATTCCGGCAGATGCCTCGATTAGAAAATACAATGATGAAGGAACCAATTCGGGCAGCACCAGCTCTGAACTTGGAAATGTCGTAAGTTTGGTCAATACTTTACGCGGCAACTATTCTTCATCGAATCCGGCTAAAAGCTATTTCAACTATCCCCGCCCGTTTCGCTGGAAAGACAATTCGATCATTGTTCCAACGCTTATCCCCGTCATCAATCCTGATCCGAACAAAGACGGAGGTTTTCCAAGCGGACACACGAACGCCGCATATCTCAGCGCTTTTGCTATGGCCTATGCGATACCGGAGCGTTATCAGGAGCTGCTGACTCGCGCTTCAGAACTCGGTCATAACCGGATTGTTGCCGGTATGCATTCCCCGCTGGACGTCATGGGGGGACGAGTAATGGCAACAGCTTTGTCTGCAGCAATCCTGTCTGACCCCGCAAATGAAAGATTGAAGAAAACGGCTTTTGATGAAGCCCGCCGTAAATTATTAACGCAAACCGGTACAGCTGAAGACAGATACAGCGATTATGAGAAGAATAAAAAACAATATACGGAACGATTGACATATGGATTTCGACAAATGAACAAAACCGCCAAACCAATGGCAGTTCCAAAGGGAGCCGAAGTCCTGCTGGAAACACGTTTTCCTTACCTTGACAAAAAGCAGCGCCGTTCGGTTTTAGCCACTACCGGTCTTCCGGCCGGCTACCCTGTTCTTGATGATCGAGAAGGATGGGGAAGGCTTAATCTCTTTTCCGCGGCAGATGGGTATGGGGCTTTTACCAAAAATGTTACCGTGACCATGGATTCCGCAAAAGGCGGCTTCCATACAGCCGATCGCTGGCGCAACGACATCTCCGGCACCGGAAAGCTGACCAAAAAAGGGACAGGCGCTTTGAAGCTGGAAGGGGATAATACATATTCCGGCGGTACACGGATTGATCAAGGAACACTTGAGGGCGGTTCGGAGACAGCTTTCGGGAGAGGTGATGTTGCACTAAACGGAGGCATCCTTAAGGAAGATGCGCCGGGAAAACTGATCATCGAAGGAGACTACAAACAATCTGCTAAAGGAATACTTGAACTTCAGCTCAGCGGCAAAAAAGATCAGTTGAAAATTAAGGGAAAAGCAAGATTGAAAGGGACATTGCGTCTCAATTTTACGGACAATTACGTACCGGCTGACGGATCGGCGATCATAACCTTCCGCAAGCGTCATGGATCATTTTCTTCCGTCGAGACCAGTGGATTGCCAAGCAAGTATAAAGTGAAGATCATCTATAAATCCAACAGTATTCAGTTGAAAGTTGAGCAAAAGGGGAGAAGCTGA
- a CDS encoding alpha/beta hydrolase, with protein MRGFIKWAGLAILCIGLFACTSNRNAENVHYAKDDRQTLDIYTPQSNEGEKHPVLIYLHGGGWTSGDKSRAASKPAFFTDNGYVFVSVNYRLHPDVQYDEMADDAAKAVKWVMDHADEYQIDPSKINVMGHSAGGHLAGLIAADSTYLNRVGLTPAALNSIVVLDGPLDMKRFIEAIPSYKEVFGTDEKVWTKASPLSYINNSKLPPAYLVTRWEDPAVYKFAETANKAKATEFVYQVNSLSHSDLNKMFGSPDAPAEAQNLTKAVMAFLEKENK; from the coding sequence TTGAGAGGATTCATCAAATGGGCAGGATTGGCGATTCTGTGTATTGGCTTGTTTGCGTGTACTTCTAACAGGAATGCCGAAAATGTTCATTATGCAAAAGACGACAGACAAACATTGGATATTTATACACCGCAGTCAAACGAGGGCGAAAAACATCCCGTTCTCATCTACCTTCACGGCGGAGGATGGACAAGCGGCGACAAAAGCAGGGCTGCTTCGAAGCCGGCATTTTTTACGGATAACGGCTATGTTTTTGTATCTGTCAACTATCGGCTTCATCCCGATGTTCAGTATGATGAAATGGCTGATGATGCGGCCAAGGCCGTAAAATGGGTGATGGATCATGCGGACGAGTATCAAATCGATCCGTCAAAAATCAACGTCATGGGACATTCGGCAGGGGGACACTTGGCCGGATTAATTGCCGCAGATTCAACATATTTAAATCGTGTCGGCCTCACGCCGGCCGCACTCAATTCGATTGTTGTTTTAGATGGCCCCTTGGATATGAAACGATTCATCGAAGCGATCCCGTCTTATAAAGAAGTGTTTGGCACAGACGAAAAGGTGTGGACAAAAGCATCGCCGCTCTCATACATAAACAACTCAAAATTGCCGCCGGCCTATCTTGTGACCCGCTGGGAAGACCCTGCCGTTTACAAGTTCGCGGAAACCGCAAACAAAGCGAAGGCAACGGAATTTGTGTATCAAGTCAACAGCTTATCTCACAGTGATTTAAACAAGATGTTCGGCTCTCCAGATGCACCGGCAGAAGCGCAGAATCTGACAAAAGCGGTTATGGCGTTTTTAGAGAAGGAAAATAAATAG
- a CDS encoding cytochrome P450 family protein, translated as MSSKQEESFAILTERELSSAAFKDEAYEFYKRLRASRPVCPVSMGELGEGWLITRYDDAVHILKDARVKKNYENAFTEEELENFSALENEEPLSKHMLNADPPDHGRLRSLVQKAFTPRMVLQLENRIQKIADSLLDQVEPNHSMNLVDDFAFPLPIIVISEMLGIPLEDRQKFRVWSQAVIDFSDTPESLEEYKYKIGEFAEYLEYLVRKKRDEPAEDLVSALIQAESEGTKLSIEELYATIMLLIVAGHETTVNLITNMTLALLNHPEQLEKLRQNADLIDSAIEEALRFYSPVELTTLRWAAEPFTLHGQEIKRKDVVIISLASANRDYMVFSNADRFDIERKDNRHLAFGHGSHFCLGAPLARLEAKIAIQTLLRRFEHIEIKGEREQIKWKGNFLMRALEELPLSF; from the coding sequence ATGTCTTCAAAACAAGAGGAGAGCTTCGCCATATTAACTGAGAGAGAATTGTCTTCTGCAGCATTTAAAGATGAGGCGTATGAATTTTACAAGCGATTACGCGCTTCCCGTCCTGTCTGTCCCGTATCGATGGGGGAGCTGGGCGAAGGCTGGCTCATTACGAGGTACGATGATGCGGTCCATATATTAAAGGATGCAAGAGTGAAAAAAAATTACGAAAATGCGTTTACCGAAGAAGAATTAGAGAACTTCTCCGCTCTGGAAAATGAAGAACCTTTATCAAAGCATATGCTCAACGCAGATCCCCCCGACCACGGCCGTTTGCGGTCTCTTGTTCAGAAAGCATTTACTCCCCGGATGGTTTTACAGCTCGAAAACAGAATCCAAAAAATAGCTGATTCCTTATTGGATCAAGTAGAACCGAATCATTCCATGAATCTTGTAGACGACTTCGCTTTCCCGCTGCCGATCATTGTCATCAGCGAGATGCTTGGTATTCCGCTTGAAGATCGGCAAAAATTCAGAGTTTGGTCCCAGGCGGTTATTGATTTTTCTGACACGCCCGAAAGCCTGGAGGAATACAAGTATAAAATAGGCGAATTCGCTGAATACCTGGAATATTTGGTACGCAAAAAAAGGGACGAGCCGGCTGAGGATTTAGTCAGTGCATTAATTCAGGCAGAAAGCGAAGGAACGAAATTAAGCATAGAAGAGCTGTATGCGACGATTATGCTTCTTATCGTCGCAGGACATGAGACAACGGTAAACTTAATAACCAATATGACCTTGGCCTTGCTGAACCACCCTGAGCAACTGGAAAAGCTTCGCCAAAACGCAGATTTAATCGACTCAGCCATTGAAGAGGCGCTCAGATTTTACAGCCCCGTGGAATTAACCACCCTCCGCTGGGCGGCCGAACCGTTTACATTGCACGGCCAGGAGATTAAGAGAAAAGATGTGGTCATCATTTCATTAGCCTCGGCCAACCGCGATTATATGGTCTTTTCGAATGCCGACCGCTTTGATATTGAAAGAAAGGATAACCGCCACCTAGCCTTTGGCCATGGCAGCCATTTTTGCCTGGGCGCACCGCTTGCCCGATTGGAAGCCAAAATCGCCATTCAAACCTTGCTGCGCCGCTTTGAACATATAGAGATTAAAGGCGAAAGGGAGCAGATCAAATGGAAAGGCAACTTTTTGATGAGAGCTTTAGAAGAGCTGCCATTATCTTTTTAA
- a CDS encoding sulfite exporter TauE/SafE family protein encodes MKKLIVFVLIGLFAQLIDGALGMAYGVTSSSLLLAFGIAPAVASASVHLAEVVTTAASGVSHIKFGNVDKQTVKRLVIPGSLGAFLGASFLSNIPGELAKPYISMFLLVLGVYVLIRFLFMFKIGEQKNNISLSRKKAVPLGLIAGFADATGGGGWGPIATPVLLSKKGVSARKVVGTVDTSEFAIAVSATLGFFISLGWEEVNWLWVGALMIGGIIAAPIAAWLVQKVHARLMGVLVGGLIILVNTRTLIHSWIDQTALYPVIYIGIIAVWISAIVYIVVKIRTSDQTAQAFNQ; translated from the coding sequence ATGAAAAAGCTGATTGTGTTTGTCTTGATAGGATTATTTGCGCAGCTGATAGATGGCGCCTTAGGGATGGCGTACGGGGTGACATCGTCATCATTGCTGCTTGCCTTCGGCATCGCACCGGCGGTTGCGTCAGCATCCGTTCACCTGGCGGAAGTCGTTACAACCGCGGCATCTGGTGTGTCGCATATAAAGTTTGGAAACGTCGATAAACAAACGGTCAAACGACTCGTCATCCCAGGATCGCTCGGGGCATTTCTCGGCGCTTCCTTTTTAAGCAACATTCCGGGTGAGCTTGCGAAACCTTATATTTCAATGTTTCTGCTTGTTCTCGGCGTGTATGTGCTCATTCGATTTCTATTCATGTTTAAAATAGGAGAGCAAAAAAACAATATCAGCCTTTCGAGAAAAAAAGCCGTTCCCCTGGGATTGATCGCGGGTTTTGCCGATGCAACCGGAGGGGGCGGCTGGGGGCCGATTGCCACTCCTGTTTTGTTATCCAAAAAAGGCGTCAGTGCGAGAAAAGTAGTGGGAACTGTTGACACAAGCGAGTTTGCCATTGCCGTTTCGGCAACGTTAGGATTTTTCATTTCGCTCGGCTGGGAAGAAGTCAATTGGCTGTGGGTTGGTGCATTGATGATTGGCGGAATTATTGCGGCACCGATTGCCGCCTGGCTGGTGCAGAAGGTGCATGCCCGATTAATGGGCGTTCTGGTCGGCGGGCTGATCATCCTCGTCAACACAAGAACGCTTATCCATTCGTGGATCGATCAAACAGCATTATATCCGGTTATTTATATTGGAATTATCGCAGTTTGGATATCAGCTATTGTCTATATTGTTGTAAAAATAAGAACAAGTGATCAAACTGCTCAAGCGTTCAATCAGTAA
- a CDS encoding SDR family NAD(P)-dependent oxidoreductase codes for MNLDLRGKRALVTGSTSGIGKAIAASLAKEGASVIINGRRQEKVNQTIDELKGQFPEAVLQAAPYDLGTEKGCQSLLAAFPDVDILVNNLGIFEPAEYFEIPDEDWFRFFEVNIMSGVRLSRRYLQSMIEKKEGRVIFIASEAAVMPSQEMAHYSATKTMQLSISRSLAELAAGTNVTVNTVMPGSTLTEGVETMLKTLYPDENLTVEEAEKRFMKENRPTSIIQRLIRPEEIAHFVTFLSSPLSSPINGAALRADGGLVRSVF; via the coding sequence ATGAACTTGGATTTACGGGGAAAAAGAGCGTTGGTGACCGGATCGACGTCCGGAATCGGCAAAGCGATTGCCGCTTCACTTGCGAAAGAAGGTGCGTCTGTCATCATTAACGGACGCCGGCAAGAAAAGGTCAACCAAACAATAGACGAATTGAAAGGCCAATTTCCCGAGGCTGTTCTTCAAGCGGCCCCTTATGACCTTGGCACTGAAAAAGGGTGTCAAAGCCTATTAGCAGCATTCCCGGATGTTGATATTCTGGTCAATAATTTAGGGATCTTTGAACCGGCGGAATATTTCGAGATACCGGATGAGGATTGGTTCCGCTTTTTCGAAGTGAATATTATGAGCGGGGTAAGGCTCTCGCGGAGGTATTTGCAAAGCATGATCGAGAAAAAAGAAGGCCGGGTCATTTTTATTGCGAGCGAAGCCGCGGTTATGCCGTCACAGGAAATGGCTCATTACAGCGCAACAAAAACGATGCAGCTTTCGATTTCCCGGAGCCTGGCAGAGCTTGCGGCAGGTACAAATGTGACCGTCAATACGGTTATGCCGGGCTCAACCTTAACCGAAGGCGTTGAAACGATGCTGAAGACCCTCTATCCGGATGAAAACCTGACAGTCGAAGAAGCGGAAAAGCGGTTTATGAAAGAAAACCGGCCGACCTCTATCATACAAAGGCTGATTCGGCCGGAAGAAATCGCGCACTTTGTCACATTTTTAAGCAGTCCGCTTTCTTCGCCGATCAATGGTGCAGCCTTGCGTGCGGACGGCGGATTGGTCCGCAGCGTCTTTTAA